In a single window of the Dreissena polymorpha isolate Duluth1 chromosome 3, UMN_Dpol_1.0, whole genome shotgun sequence genome:
- the LOC127873868 gene encoding insulin-like growth factor-binding protein complex acid labile subunit isoform X13, whose amino-acid sequence MGFLVLASTLVCLVMPVVGEGCISPTQPTNLCTCTYNDSTNIKLLDCRFKNLTAIPIFTPTTDNILFDLLLSNLVVDPNSNKITTIGANAFQNIRVRKIDLLGNNLQTVDNYAFNSSANIKEILIEGGGNNPAPFDALNAVKISLTMLHLKNFQQTTISAGQLAFPNLKTLILENINGLASLEPDAFNPLQNLTEFEILQPKGIWNTFPVPVFNNLRNLAHLKLQGLILGPSSIYAGSFHALSKLKTLYILELQSLRSIDNGAFGNASKSLTHLYIRYSEIANLTFLQAEKWPSLEHLDLSYNFKIGSIISTTNFSTLSGLRSLLLTDTELTSVNTSMFADLRKLHTLDIGYNKISDIGPQAFSNMPNLTDLRLTDQSTTTINIHADAFVGIENSLQHLLLSNIRFNYSTFWTILPSLTQLLELNLENTALTVIPDYAFRYNNKLTKLYLSNNNLNIVKQESFYGPKTTLAEVHLNGNQLNTLDACVFSDFSTKPKFFISFNKLDCDCRLLWLLKWIAQDSDPNFVEVFIGPCISPQQFSNRYLNKDIKESELCPGGGGNLPECPNLYTTTTVSTTTRTSTTTPPTTTTTLPPIPGFKLLFNHAELTTIDVIWTVDDKTDVTGFKLQMVTNTQGTISREIAASVNQYRFFDLQPGQYYYICLHLQIKNVLIEAPNSCISASTLHPVVPSTTAQSTVKPEAQNLPVIIGASVGGVVLLVIIILIIFVLLKANKQKKQPPPTTTVSFTLHAHATIPQAGGTAKRFAKKTEKEGASPDDISVTMISNGEMVNKDRISAGSYQFLNEKGFDNRPMPSTSTSQRLPLTDKYNRPIQANGASPAGAEDHYMNNVDHRPLPKAPGGTKAYVNPGYKTSKEHLPETSKNEYNEVRY is encoded by the coding sequence ATGGGCTTTCTGGTGCTAGCAAGTACCCTGGTGTGTTTGGTGATGCCGGTGGTGGGGGAGGGCTGCATATCGCCCACACAGCCCACAAACTTATGTACCTGCACTTACAACGACTCAACCAACATCAAGCTGCTAGATTGTCGCTTCAAGAACCTGACAGCAATTCCTATCTTCACTCCTACCACTGACAACATCTTGTTTGACCTCCTCCTGTCAAACTTAGTAGTTGATCCAAACTCCAACAAGATAACAACGATTGGTGCAAATGCATTTCAGAACATACGTGTGCGCAAAATTGACCTACTTGGAAACAATTTGCAGACAGTTGATAATTACGCTTTCAATAGTTCTGcaaatattaaagaaatattgaTAGAAGGGGGAGGAAATAATCCTGCACCATTTGATGCACTGAATGCTGTAAAAATTTCTTTAACAATGTTGCATTTGAAGAACTTCCAGCAGACAACAATAAGTGCAGGACAACTGGCATTTCCAAATCTAAAGACTCTTATACTAGAGAACATTAATGGACTCGCCTCATTGGAGCCGGACGCATTTAATCCACTACAAAATCTTACGGAGTTTGAAATTCTGCAACCAAAAGGAATCTGGAATACCTTTCCTGTTCCAGTATTTAACAATCTAAGGAATCTTGCACatctgaaactgcaaggcctgATACTGGGACCATCAAGCATTTATGCTGGCTCTTTCCATGCACTTAGCAAACTTAAAACTCTGTATATCCTGGAATTACAAAGTCTACGAAGCATTGACAACGGTGCATTTGGTAACGCAAGTAAAAGCTTAACACATCTTTACATAAGATACAGTGAAATCGCAAATTTAACCTTTTTACAAGCTGAAAAGTGGCCTTCTTTGGAACATTTGGACCTAAGTTACAATTTTAAAATTGGGAGTATAATAAGTACAACCAATTTCTCTACTTTATCGGGGCTGCGTTCTTTGTTGTTGACAGACACTGAACTAACGTCTGTCAACACTAGCATGTTTGCTGACCTGAGGAAACTCCACACTCTGGACATTGGATACAACAAGATATCAGACATTGGGCCTCAAGCCTTCAGCAACATGCCCAATCTCACCGACCTTAGACTCACAGATCAATCTACCACCACCATTAACATCCATGCCGATGCCTTTGTGGGCATAGAAAACTCACTCCAACATCTTCTACTTTCCAATATCAGATTCAATTACTCAACGTTTTGGACTATTTTACCTTCCTTGACTCAACTTCTTGAACTCAACTTGGAAAATACTGCATTGACTGTTATACCTGATTATGCATTCAGATACAACAACAAACTgacaaaattatatttatcaaataacaATCTGAACATAGTAAAACAAGAATCATTTTATGGACCAAAGACCACTTTGGCTGAAGTACATTTAAATGGGAATCAACTGAATACATTGGATGCATGTGTGTTCAGTGATTTTTCTACCAAACCAAAGTTTTTTATTTCGTTCAACAAACTTGATTGTGACTGTCGTCTACTGTGGCTACTGAAATGGATAGCTCAAGATAGTGACCCAAATTTTGTTGAAGTGTTTATAGGACCTTGCATCAGTCCACAACAATTTTCGAATAGGTATCTTAACAAGGACATTAAAGAATCTGAACTGTGCCCAGGAGGAGGTGGTAACCTTCCCGAGTGTCCAAACCTGTATACAACGACCACTGTCAGCACCACTACAAGAACATCCACTACCACACCTCCCACAACGACAACAACACTACCTCCTATTCCAGGATTCAAACTGCTTTTTAATCATGCAGAACTTACAACCATCGACGTTATTTGGACTGTTGATGACAAAACTGATGTAACCGGTTTTAAACTACAAATGGTAACCAACACTCAAGGCACAATAAGCAGAGAGATAGCTGCCTCAGTAAACCAGTACAGATTCTTTGACCTCCAGCCAGGCCAGTACTACTACATATGTCTCCATTTACAGATAAAAAATGTTCTCATTGAGGCCCCGAATagttgtatatctgcctctaCCTTACACCCAGTGGTCCCCAGTACTACAGCACAGAGCACAGTCAAGCCTGAGGCCCAGAATCTTCCTGTCATCATTGGAGCCAGCGTGGGGGGCGTGGTCCTCCTTGTGATTATCATTCTTATCATCTTTGTCCTCCTAAAGGCCAACAAACAGAAGAAGCAACCCCCACCAACAACAACAGTTAGCTTCACCCTTCATGCCCACGCTACCATACCCCAGGCTGGTGGAACAGCCAAGAGGTTCGCAAAGAAAACAGAAAAAGAAGGGGCCAGTCCTGACGATATTTCAGTAACAATGATCTCTAATGGGGAGATGGTGAACAAGGATAGAATCTCAGCAGGAAGTTATCAGTTCTTGAATGAGAAAGGCTTTGACAATAGACCTATGCCTTCAACATCAACAAGTCAGCGGTTGCCACTAACAGACAAATATAACAGACCAATACAGGCCAATGGTGCGAGCCCAGCTGGTGCTGAGGACCACTACATGAACAATGTTGATCATAGGCCTCTGCCTAAGGCACCAGGAGGCACCAAAGCATATGTCAACCCTGGTTATAAAACAAGCAAAGAGCACCTGCCAGAGACATCTAAAAATGAATACAATGAGGTACGCTACTAG